In the genome of Synergistaceae bacterium, one region contains:
- a CDS encoding ABC transporter ATP-binding protein codes for MSEPVLKVENINVYYGSIHAIKGISFEVYEGEIVTLIGANGAGKSTTLNTISGLLHPSTGDVAFLGESLAKIAPHKIVERGLAQVPEGRRVFAQMTVRENLEMGAYTQANKNIHEDLKNVYTLFPRLEERQNQVAGTLSGGEQQMLAMGRALMSRPKLLMLDEPSMGLAPILVEQIFDIIADLHKRGSTILLVEQNAQMALSIASRGYVMETGKIVTTGTGKELLSSPEVRKAYLGG; via the coding sequence ATGTCAGAGCCAGTTTTGAAAGTTGAAAATATCAATGTCTATTACGGCAGCATTCACGCAATAAAAGGAATCTCATTTGAGGTCTATGAGGGCGAAATTGTAACACTAATCGGCGCAAACGGTGCAGGAAAATCGACGACTCTAAATACTATTTCTGGACTCCTGCATCCAAGCACGGGCGATGTTGCATTTCTAGGGGAGTCACTCGCGAAAATTGCACCTCACAAAATAGTTGAACGAGGACTCGCGCAAGTTCCTGAAGGCCGTAGAGTCTTCGCGCAAATGACAGTACGTGAAAATTTAGAGATGGGCGCATACACTCAGGCAAATAAAAATATTCATGAGGATTTAAAGAATGTTTATACACTTTTCCCGCGCTTAGAAGAGAGACAAAACCAAGTTGCCGGCACACTTTCAGGAGGAGAGCAGCAAATGTTAGCAATGGGACGCGCACTAATGAGCAGGCCGAAATTGTTAATGCTTGATGAGCCTTCAATGGGGTTAGCTCCGATCTTAGTAGAACAAATTTTTGATATTATTGCAGATTTGCATAAACGGGGCTCAACTATTTTATTAGTCGAACAGAACGCGCAAATGGCATTGAGTATCGCGAGCCGGGGCTATGTAATGGAGACAGGAAAAATTGTAACGACCGGCACAGGAAAAGAATTATTGTCGTCGCCAGAAGTGAGAAAAGCGTATTTAGGCGGTTAA